One window of the Bos indicus isolate NIAB-ARS_2022 breed Sahiwal x Tharparkar chromosome 15, NIAB-ARS_B.indTharparkar_mat_pri_1.0, whole genome shotgun sequence genome contains the following:
- the KCNJ11 gene encoding ATP-sensitive inward rectifier potassium channel 11 produces the protein MLSRKGIIPEEYVLTRLAEDPAEPRYRARERKARFVSKNGNCNVAHKNIREQGRFLQDVFTTLVDLKWPYTLLIFTMSFLCSWLLFAMVWWLIAFAHGDLAPGEGAAVPCVTSIHSFSSAFLFSIEVQVTIGFGGRMVTEECPLAILILIVQNIVGLMINAIMLGCIFMKTAQAHRRAETLIFSKHAVIALRHGRLCFMLRVGDLRKSMIISATIHMQVVRKTTSPEGEVVPLHQVDIPMENGVGGNSIFLVAPLIIYHVIDANSPLYDLAPCDLHHHQDLEIIVILEGVVETTGITTQARTSYLADEILWGQRFVPIVAEEDGRYSVDYSKFGNTIKVPTPLCTARQLEEDPSLLDVLTLVRGPLRKRTVAVAKAKPKFSISPDSLS, from the coding sequence ATGCTGTCCCGCAAGGGCATCATCCCCGAGGAGTATGTGCTCACGCGACTAGCAGAGGACCCCGCAGAGCCCCGGTACCGTGCCCGTGAGCGGAAAGCCCGCTTCGTGTCCAAGAACGGCAACTGCAACGTGGCCCACAAGAACATCCGGGAGCAAGGCCGCTTCCTACAGGACGTGTTCACCACGCTGGTGGATCTCAAGTGGCCATACACGCTGCTCATCTTCACCATGTCCTTCCTGTGCAGCTGGCTGCTCTTTGCCATGGTCTGGTGGCTCATCGCCTTCGCCCACGGTGACCTGGCCCCTGGCGAGGGTGCCGCTGTGCCCTGCGTCACCAGCATCCACTCCTTTTCGTCtgccttccttttctccattgaggTCCAGGTGACCATTGGTTTCGGCGGGCGCATGGTGACCGAGGAGTGCCCTCTGGCCATCCTGATCCTCATTGTGCAGAACATCGTGGGGCTCATGATCAACGCCATCATGCTGGGCTGCATCTTCATGAAGACGGCTCAGGCCCACCGGCGGGCCGAGACCCTCATCTTCAGCAAGCATGCGGTCATCGCCCTGCGCCACGGCCGCCTCTGCTTCATGCTGCGCGTGGGCGACCTCCGGAAGAGCATGATCATCAGTGCCACCATCCACATGCAGGTGGTGCGCAAGACCACCAGCCCTGAGGGTGAGGTGGTCCCCCTCCACCAGGTGGACATCCCCATGGAGAATGGTGTGGGTGGCAATAGCATCTTCCTGGTGGCTCCGCTCATCATCTACCACGTCATTGACGCCAACAGCCCGCTCTATGACCTGGCGCCCTGCGACCTGCACCACCATCAGGACCTTGAGATCATCGTCATCCTGGAAGGTGTGGTGGAAACCACGGGCATCACCACCCAGGCCCGCACCTCCTACCTGGCCGACGAGATCTTGTGGGGCCAGCGCTTTGTACCCATTGTGGCCGAGGAGGATGGCCGCTACTCTGTGGACTACTCCAAGTTTGGCAACACTATCAAAGTGCCCACGCCACTCTGCACAGCCCGCCAGCTTGAGGAGGACCCCAGCCTGCTGGATGTCCTGACCCTCGTCCGCGGGCCCTTGCGCAAGCGCACCGTGGCTGTGGCCAAGGCCAAGCCCAAGTTCAGCATCTCTCCAGACTCCCTGTCCTGA